TTCCCTTTTTTTCCAATTCTAGAACTATCTTCAAGGTCCTTCCAAACACTAAGAAGTCTCTCAAGCCCATATACCCTAATAGCCTTTAGAGCACTGAATTCATTTAAAAAGAGCTGAGAACTTTCCGGTCTAAAATAATTGTAAGAAGCTAAAAAAGAGTATTTAACAGAACGCTGAGTTCCGTCCGAAGCGGCATTTGAAACAGAATTTTTACTCCATCGATCCCGAGCCCATACGTTCCTCTTACCATTTTTGGCCCTAGCCGAATGATTGATGGTTTTGTGATTTTTGAAACTCCGCGATAAGAAAGGAAATCCTTCATCACTAAATAAGGGAGTGTTTTTAGGCAAAAAATCTAATAGAGGTTGAATCGTACTTTGTTTTTGATCTGGAACAGAGAAAAGTAATATACCTTTTCCTTTACTCGCTGCAGTAAAACATAAACTTCCAATTTGATATTTACCTTTCTTCTCTGCTACCTTGTCTATGAGATATATTGAAGAGGTTTGACCTGAGTGCTTCCTTCTTGCTAAAAAACCGTTACTTCTTTGTGTAGCGGAAAATAAAGCCAAGGTATCCACGTGAACTACTGGTTTACCTTTAATACAATCGCTTAAATCGCCTGATTCAGGTAAATTACCACCTTTCCAGGCTTTCTTAATATCTTCTACCATGAGAGCCTTTACTGAAGGAATCATATCAGATAAAAAGACTTGAAGTCTTCTTTTCAATAAAGTTCCGGTGTTCTTAGATACACAGAGCTTACGACAAATCTCAGAAGCGGATAATCCCAATGGAAACCTTTGAATAGCTTCTACTAAAATATACGAAGCAGTCCACAAAGGGATTTTTAATTGGTGATACGGCGTTCCTACAGTTCTTGAACTCTGATAATTACACTTAGGACAACGTATCGAATTCTCTCTGGTAGAAATCTCTTTAGTAAGAACTACATTACAGGAAGGACAATATTTAGGATAAAAAGTGCTTAGAAGTGATTTAGTTAAATCAGTATAATAATTAATGTTAATATGAGGAAACTTAGAATTAAAACGATCTTTAGAAGTAAGTGATTTTGGTTTAGGCTTAGGTGATTTTGATAATTTAGAAGGCCTTTTAGGAGTTGAATAAGGAACGCGATCGGGAGAAACGAATTCCTTTGTTACATGAGCTGTACTACTAGCGACCTCGTCCAACTATCTTTACTTTTTCTTTTAAATGCAATTTATTTTTCAGAACTTCATAAGGGGTCTTTCCGAAAAGTCCTCCGTGTGGCCTGAGCATATTGTAATAGTCTTCCCATTCCGATAATTTTTTACTCAAATCAACATCATCCTTATATTCAAAAAGCTGATAAAACTCAGATTTATCAGTACGATGCGAACGTTCAA
This is a stretch of genomic DNA from Leptospira stimsonii. It encodes these proteins:
- a CDS encoding transposase; this translates as MDEVASSTAHVTKEFVSPDRVPYSTPKRPSKLSKSPKPKPKSLTSKDRFNSKFPHININYYTDLTKSLLSTFYPKYCPSCNVVLTKEISTRENSIRCPKCNYQSSRTVGTPYHQLKIPLWTASYILVEAIQRFPLGLSASEICRKLCVSKNTGTLLKRRLQVFLSDMIPSVKALMVEDIKKAWKGGNLPESGDLSDCIKGKPVVHVDTLALFSATQRSNGFLARRKHSGQTSSIYLIDKVAEKKGKYQIGSLCFTAASKGKGILLFSVPDQKQSTIQPLLDFLPKNTPLFSDEGFPFLSRSFKNHKTINHSARAKNGKRNVWARDRWSKNSVSNAASDGTQRSVKYSFLASYNYFRPESSQLFLNEFSALKAIRVYGLERLLSVWKDLEDSSRIGKKGKLANVGIK
- a CDS encoding integrase core domain-containing protein, which codes for ERSHRTDKSEFYQLFEYKDDVDLSKKLSEWEDYYNMLRPHGGLFGKTPYEVLKNKLHLKEKVKIVGRGR